In a genomic window of Bradyrhizobium sp. LLZ17:
- a CDS encoding Fur family transcriptional regulator has product MTLAKPAFPTPDHDHGRCTADALSHAEAVCEQRAQKFTPIRRQVLAALLSSHRPLGAYEVIDELAKSMPRPAPITVYRALDFLMTNGLVHRIESRNAYLACAAHDHDATSAVAFLICEHCGLVGEIPSASFAQDLNLAARASGFAPKLSVVEITGTCTHCQKTS; this is encoded by the coding sequence ATGACCCTCGCAAAGCCGGCATTTCCGACCCCCGACCACGATCACGGCCGCTGCACCGCGGACGCGCTGTCGCATGCCGAGGCGGTTTGCGAGCAGCGGGCGCAGAAATTCACGCCAATTCGCCGCCAGGTGTTGGCGGCGTTGCTCTCCAGCCATCGCCCGCTCGGGGCCTATGAAGTGATCGACGAATTGGCCAAATCGATGCCGCGGCCGGCGCCGATCACGGTCTATCGCGCGCTCGATTTCTTGATGACGAACGGTCTCGTGCACCGCATCGAAAGCCGCAACGCCTATCTCGCCTGCGCCGCCCATGACCACGACGCGACCTCCGCGGTCGCGTTTCTGATTTGCGAGCATTGCGGCCTCGTCGGCGAGATCCCGTCCGCGTCCTTTGCGCAAGACCTTAACCTCGCGGCGCGCGCGTCAGGCTTTGCGCCGAAATTGTCCGTGGTCGAGATCACGGGCACCTGCACCCATTGTCAGAAGACGTCTTGA
- a CDS encoding MarR family winged helix-turn-helix transcriptional regulator, which produces MTRGSVDQNFLFTLGELYRLLRVYADKEASRFGITRAQWAVLAKVERSEGMKQSELAELLEMQPITLTRLIDKLCDNDWIERRSDASDRRVKRLHLRKAGRQLLGKMSGLKSELTANALEGINPADAHRLLTQLETIKENVRNAIQTSGAEQARKEQRYG; this is translated from the coding sequence ATGACCCGCGGGTCCGTCGACCAGAACTTCCTGTTCACGCTCGGTGAGCTCTACCGCCTCCTGCGGGTCTATGCCGACAAGGAGGCGTCGCGCTTCGGCATCACCCGCGCGCAGTGGGCCGTGCTCGCCAAGGTCGAGCGCAGCGAGGGCATGAAACAGTCGGAACTCGCCGAACTTCTCGAGATGCAGCCGATCACGCTGACGCGCCTGATTGACAAGCTCTGCGACAATGACTGGATCGAACGCCGCAGCGATGCCTCGGACCGCCGCGTCAAGCGCCTCCATCTGAGGAAGGCCGGACGGCAGCTGCTTGGCAAGATGAGCGGATTGAAATCCGAACTCACGGCGAACGCGCTCGAAGGCATCAATCCGGCGGACGCCCATCGCCTTCTCACTCAACTCGAAACCATCAAGGAAAACGTGCGTAACGCGATCCAGACGTCGGGAGCGGAGCAAGCGCGTAAGGAGCAACGCTATGGCTGA